A portion of the Deinococcus peraridilitoris DSM 19664 genome contains these proteins:
- a CDS encoding aminotransferase class I/II-fold pyridoxal phosphate-dependent enzyme — translation MPEGPQPRHPQLPRAPHGGPGTAPFAGIDFSVNTNPLGPNPVLLAAARAADLGAYPDPGMRAEQEVLAAWHGVSPAEVVPATGASELLHRLARAYLGGHDRVLSVLAPFGEFARAAALQGAALSVVEPEGAREAVHAESPTLVYLCRPHNPLGVSLVAENATALADTCREMGALLILDEAYVGLAPALEPVPPHPALVRLHSPGKLHGLVGVRPAYALAAPEVAAVLVNLAPAWSVGAPTLALLRALPAAQEFVHESLPRWQDAARALKAELRALAPVHDEALPYFTMSVGDARGVTAQLLTRGVKVRDCTSYGFPGRVRISARLPHENARLVQAVSEVLGG, via the coding sequence GTGCCTGAAGGGCCACAGCCCCGCCATCCGCAGTTGCCCCGCGCGCCGCACGGCGGGCCCGGCACCGCTCCCTTTGCCGGGATCGACTTCAGCGTCAACACCAATCCTCTGGGGCCCAACCCGGTCTTGCTCGCGGCGGCGCGGGCGGCGGACCTCGGCGCCTACCCCGATCCTGGCATGCGCGCCGAGCAGGAAGTGCTGGCCGCCTGGCACGGGGTGTCCCCTGCAGAGGTGGTCCCCGCCACGGGCGCGTCCGAACTGCTGCACCGGCTCGCGCGCGCGTACCTGGGCGGCCATGACCGGGTGCTGTCGGTGCTTGCCCCCTTCGGGGAGTTCGCCCGCGCCGCCGCGCTGCAGGGGGCCGCGCTGTCGGTCGTGGAGCCCGAAGGGGCGCGCGAGGCCGTCCACGCGGAGTCACCCACCCTGGTCTACCTGTGCCGGCCGCACAATCCGCTGGGTGTCAGCTTGGTCGCCGAGAACGCGACAGCCCTTGCAGACACCTGCCGGGAGATGGGGGCCCTGCTGATTCTCGACGAGGCCTACGTCGGCCTCGCGCCCGCTCTGGAACCCGTGCCCCCTCACCCGGCCTTGGTGCGCCTGCACTCGCCCGGCAAGCTGCACGGCCTGGTGGGGGTGCGTCCCGCCTACGCCCTGGCCGCTCCCGAGGTCGCGGCGGTCCTGGTGAACCTCGCGCCCGCCTGGAGCGTCGGGGCGCCGACCCTGGCGCTGCTGCGCGCGCTGCCCGCTGCCCAGGAATTCGTGCATGAAAGCCTGCCGCGCTGGCAGGACGCGGCCCGCGCCCTCAAGGCGGAGCTGCGCGCACTCGCCCCTGTCCACGACGAAGCGCTACCCTATTTCACGATGAGTGTCGGCGATGCACGCGGCGTGACGGCGCAGCTCCTCACGCGCGGCGTGAAGGTGCGCGACTGCACGAGTTACGGCTTTCCCGGGCGGGTGCGGATCTCGGCCCGCCTACCCCACGAGAACGCCCGCCTCGTTCAGGCAGTTTCGGAGGTATTGGGTGGGTAG